Proteins encoded in a region of the Dehalogenimonas sp. THU2 genome:
- the cutA gene encoding divalent-cation tolerance protein CutA, translating to MNEISGVIVLVTAGDNEEANLIARVLLEQKKTACVNIIDGMSSNYWWKGAIENVTESLLVIKTSTTLLDAVIELVKEIHSYDNPEIIALPIIGGSTEYLEWLSASLKTDLPKNPAP from the coding sequence ATGAATGAAATCAGCGGTGTCATCGTCCTGGTTACAGCGGGTGATAACGAAGAAGCGAACCTCATTGCCCGTGTGCTCCTTGAACAGAAGAAAACGGCCTGCGTCAACATTATCGACGGCATGAGTTCGAATTACTGGTGGAAGGGCGCCATCGAGAACGTGACCGAAAGCCTGCTGGTGATCAAGACAAGTACGACGCTGTTGGATGCCGTGATCGAACTGGTCAAAGAGATCCACAGTTATGATAACCCGGAGATTATCGCGCTACCGATAATCGGCGGCAGCACCGAGTATCTGGAATGGTTGAGCGCTTCTCTGAAAACCGATCTCCCCAAAAACCCT